TGCCCACCGTTGCACTGGCAATGGATTGAGAGTTAGAGGACGCGTTGACAAATTGCAGTTGGTAAAACTCGTCTTGTTCGGCGATTTTATTGAAATAAATCATGGCTTCTAGGTCATAGTCATACACTGTGCCTTTCTGATCGGCGAGCTCTAAAAAGCTGTTATACAACTGGTCCATATCATAATCTTCAGCTTGATAACCCAGCTCAGAGAGGCGATGTTCAATAACGTGTCGACCAGAGCGCGAGGTCATATTAAGTTGATTATTTGGCACACCGACCATTTCCGGCGCCATAATTTCATAGGTATTTTGTGCTTTTAGAACACCGTCTTGGTGAATGCCAGAACTGTGCGCAAACGCATTTTCACCCACAATGGCCTTATTTGGCTGTACTGGCATATTACAAATTGTCGATACTTGACGAGACGCTCGATAAATCTCTTCACTGCGAATATCCGTATGAACTTTTAAATGGTCTTCACGCATTTTCATGATCATCGCCACTTCTTCCAATGAACAGTTCCCTGCGCGCTCCCCAATCCCATTAATAGTACATTCAATCTGTCTTGCCCCCGCTTGCACAGCGGCAATGGAATTTGAAACTGCTAACCCTAGGTCATTGTGGCAATGCACACTCAGTCTCGCTTTATCAATATTTGGGACGTTGTTGCGTAAGTGATGAATAATGGCTGAAAACTCATCAGGTGTGGTGTAGCCAACAGTGTCGGGAATATTAATCGTTGTGGCACCAGCTCCGATAGCGCGCTCAACCACTTTGCATAAATCAGCATAGGGCGTGCGACCAGCATCCTCACAGGAAAACTCAACATCATCGGTATACTTTAAAGCTTGTCTTATCGAACGCTCAGCCATCTCAATTACGTCATCTAAGGACTTACGTAATTTATGCTCTAAATGCAGCGGGCTAGTTGCAATAAATGTATGAATGCGGGGTCTTTGTGCCCCCTGCAATGCCAATCCACACGCTTCAATGTCCTTTGGCATTGCACGGGCCAAGCCACATATCACAGGCCCCTTTACTTCATGTGCGATACGCTGAACGGATCTAAAATCAGCAGGACTCGACACTGGAAAGCCCACTTCCATCACATCGACGTTCAGTCGACTTATAGTATGCGCCAACTGAATCTTATCTTCTTCTGTCAAGCTCGCTTTCAGTGCTTGCTCGCCATCCCTTAACGTTGTATCAAAAATCCAAACCTTGTCCTGCATTCCTATTTCCTCGCTCGCGCAAAAAAAAACCCCGCTCGTTGGCGGGGTTTGCTATTTGGTTGCTCATAAACGCAACTAAGCCCCGCCCTTATCTAAATTAATCAGTAAGAGGTTAAGCAAAGTTGTCAGTAACATGATGTTTTTCATTGTGAGCAATCGTACCTGTTGATGTATTAATTATGTTTTAACACGTCTAAAAAGCTCAGATCAAGCATAAAAACTTCAATTAATAGTAATTAACACCTACCAAACAAAACAAAAACACCAAAAAAAAGACAGATAAGGGAAATATAATGCAGACAACAACCGATTTACCTTATGTCTTAATGCAATTTTTGCTGATGACTAAATTAAATATTAAGCGTAAAAAAACCGCCGAAGAGGGCGGTTTTTTCATTTTTATTTTCGCCTACGCAAGGCAAAACAAAATAAGCCAAATAAGCTCACGAAACCCCAGCTTCCTCCCCCATCATTTTGGTCAGGGTTTTTA
This genomic window from Pseudoalteromonas luteoviolacea contains:
- the leuA gene encoding 2-isopropylmalate synthase produces the protein MQDKVWIFDTTLRDGEQALKASLTEEDKIQLAHTISRLNVDVMEVGFPVSSPADFRSVQRIAHEVKGPVICGLARAMPKDIEACGLALQGAQRPRIHTFIATSPLHLEHKLRKSLDDVIEMAERSIRQALKYTDDVEFSCEDAGRTPYADLCKVVERAIGAGATTINIPDTVGYTTPDEFSAIIHHLRNNVPNIDKARLSVHCHNDLGLAVSNSIAAVQAGARQIECTINGIGERAGNCSLEEVAMIMKMREDHLKVHTDIRSEEIYRASRQVSTICNMPVQPNKAIVGENAFAHSSGIHQDGVLKAQNTYEIMAPEMVGVPNNQLNMTSRSGRHVIEHRLSELGYQAEDYDMDQLYNSFLELADQKGTVYDYDLEAMIYFNKIAEQDEFYQLQFVNASSNSQSIASATVGMSLGGELVQEAATGNGPVEAAFLAIERITGQAVEMIEYNLEATGQGANSLGQVNIIAKCDGRQYHGAGLAADVVEASARAMIRVYNLIDRARKVSDLKQQRKAG